In Centroberyx gerrardi isolate f3 chromosome 11, fCenGer3.hap1.cur.20231027, whole genome shotgun sequence, the following are encoded in one genomic region:
- the c2cd2 gene encoding C2 domain-containing protein 2, with amino-acid sequence MSDLESSSSYFGLGDPQWLCMVTLFIASVVTLLLYFVQYFQQGDLGSQQRPAEDNAAKEEADALLGWALSLKSWKSQWRGAWCRALNDESRKSGGPALLTFEENGLQASELVVSQVCSFQKSAGHKAAHCKVVGEKLQFSVDAASAATSTSEPCKYTVRIASLELQLDLQMQEADGEVKLNWGVSHLETWDLQLTPSFTQDNAKGSSVTAVKERMKQLLCAVRPSLLLSCRPAQATEVKEARNKVMSPPKPPRAHDWKLLVKNFRVTLNQEEDAAGSMNPLCVLQLDDPPQRFSTSVLKNTTSPAWDQPFIFELNGRSKELSIQLLNDGQPQENSSLGQVSVPFDLVKKQPKGQQTFALMTKDLVTGSLTTEFTYLEPSEVRSWHPPTPAPTKRVEMDRTVMPCGTVVTTITAVKSKPGRPLPPGLNIDPCLKSAPSKPKLSERRVSEQASMLGATVSKALSSSDTELLMLNGTDPVAEAAIRQLHQSAKQKLKSPVKKSTIIISGIAKTPMSQDDELALMADYAAAMDASMSEGSSTQDVTTAIATGASSPPEELDPQEGPSGVGRPPEDWESHTGEELDHTSLSLCVSEASCKKSRGSFLQKSAKLFFRRRHQRKDPGMSQSHNDLVYLEPPAAVDRASRTATLSRMLNRKLLPKNKSKANGSTSMGEPHA; translated from the exons ATGTCTGACTTGGAAAGTTCCAGTTCATATTTTGGTTTGGGAGACCCGCAGTGGCTTTGCATGGTCACACTGTTCATCGCATCCGTGGTTACTCTACTACTGTATTTCGTACAGTATTTCCAACAAGGGGATCTAGGAAGTCAGCAGAGACCAGCTGAGGACAATGCGGCGAAGGAGGAAGCGGACGCTCTGCTGGGATGGGCGCTGTCACTGAAAAGCTGGAAAAGTCAATGGAGAGGAGCTTGGTGCAGGGCTTTGAATGACGAATCAAGGAAGTCGGGG GGTCCTGCTCTGTTGACATTTGAAGAGAATGGTCTTCAGGCATCAGAGCTGGTGGTCAGCCAAGTGTGCAGCTTCCAGAAGTCTGCTGGGCACAAG GCTGCTCACTGTAAGGTGGTTGGGGAAAAGCTTCAGTTCTCCGTCGATGCAGCATCAGCAGCCACATCCACATCAGAACCCTGTAAATATACAGTCAGGATAGCTTCACTGGAGCTGCAG CTTGACCTACAGATGCAAGAAGCCGACGGTGAGGTCAAGTTGAACTGGGGAGTGTCCCACCTAGAGACATGGGACCTGCAGCTCACCCCCAGCTTCACCCAG gacaACGCCAAAGGCTCCAGTGTAACGGCAGTAAAGGAGAGGATGAAGCAGCTGTTATGTGCGGTGCGGCCCTCTCTGTTGCTGAGCTGCAGGCCTGCTCAGGCCACAGAGGTCAAG GAAGCCCGCAACAAAGTGATGTCCCCCCCAAAACCCCCCCGCGCCCACGACTGGAAGCTGCTGGTGAAGAACTTCCGGGTGACGCTCAATCAGGAGGAGGATGCTGCAG GCAGCATGAATCCCCTGTGTGTGCTGCAGTTAGATGACCCTCCACAGAGGTTTTCCACCTCGGTCCTGAAGAACACAACCAGCCCTGCCTGGGACCAGCCGTTTATCTT TGAGCTGAATGGGCGATCAAAAGAGCTCAGTATTCAGCTGTTGAATGACGGGCAACCTCAAGAGA aTTCCTCACTAGGTCAGGTGTCGGTGCCTTTTGATCTCGTAAAGAAGCAGCCCAAAGGACAGCAAACATTTGCACTCATGACCAAAGACCTAGTGACTGGGTCATTGACTACTGAG TTTACCTACCTGGAGCCCAGTGAGGTGAGGTCCTggcacccacccaccccagcCCCCACTAAGAGGGTGGAGATGGACCGTACCGTCATGCCCTGTGGCACAGTGGTCACCACCATCACCGCGGTGAAGAGCAAGCCAGGGCGACCACTCCCTCCTGGACTCAACATAG ATCCTTGCCTGAAGAGTGCGCCCAGCAAGCCCAAGCTGTCGGAGCGGCGCGTCTCAGAGCAAGCATCCATGCTGGGAGCCACAGTCAGCAAGGCTTTGTCCTCCTCCGACACCGAACTGCTGATGCTCAACGGCACCGACCCGGTGGCCGAGGCCGCCATCCGACAGCTCCACCAGTCTGCCAAGCAGAAGCTCAAGTCGCCAGTGAAGAAGAGCACCATCATCATCTCTGGCATAGCCAAG ACCCCCATGTCTCAGGATGATGAGCTGGCTCTGATGGCAGACTACGCCGCAGCGATGGACGCCTCCATGTCCGAGGGCAGCTCTACTCAGGATGTGACCACGGCGATTGCGACGGGGGCCAGTAGCCCTCCGGAGGAGCTGGACCCGCAGGAAGGCCCCAGCGGAGTCGGCCGGCCCCCGGAGGACTGGGAGAGCCACACAGGAGAGGAGCTAGACCACacctctctgtcactgtgtgtgtctgaggctAGCTGCAAGAAGAGCAGAG GCAGCTTCCTTCAGAAGAGTGCCAAGCTGTTCTTCCGGCGGCGGCACCAGCGGAAGGACCCGGGGATGAGCCAGTCGCACAACGACCTGGTTTACCTGGAGCCTCCGGCCGCGGTGGACCGGGCCAGCCGAACAGCCACGCTCAGCCGAATGCTCAACCGCAAGCTGCTGCCCAAGAATAAGAGCAAAGCCAACGGCTCTACCTCCATGGGGGAGCCACACGCgtga
- the atg101 gene encoding autophagy-related protein 101 yields MNCRSEVLEITVEARQVDEAMLALLHTILLHRSTGKFHYKKEGTYSIGTVGTQDIDCDFIDFTFVRVSSDELDRVIRKAVCEFKDALSNSGSDGMGQISLEFYQKKKSRWPFSDECIPWEVWSIKVNVVNLANEQERQICREKVGEKLGEKVINVVEVINRHEYLPKMPTQSEVDNVFDTSLKDVQPYLYKITYQITDSLGTSVSTTMRRLIKDTLAL; encoded by the exons ATGAATTGTCGCTCGGAAGTTCTTGAAATAACAGTGGAGGCGAGGCAGGTCGACGAAGCCATGTTGGCCCTGCTGCACACCATCCTACTGCACCGCAGCACCGGGAAATTTCACTACAAGAAAGAGGGCACTTACTCCATCGGTACCGTGGGCACACAAGACATTGACTGCGACTTCATCGATTTCACCTTTGTCAGGGTGTCCTCCGACGAGCTGGACAGGGTGATCAGGAAAGCTGTGTGTGAATTTAAG GATGCTTTGAGCAACTCAGGCAGTGACGGCATGGGGCAAATCTCTCTGGAGTTCTACCAGAAGAAGAAGTCTCGCTGGCCCTTTTCTGATGAGTGCATCCCCTGGGAAGTGTGGAGCATCAAGgtcaatgttgtcaacctggcCAACGAGCAGGAGAGGCAGATCTGCCGGGAGAAAGTGGGCGAGAAGCTGGGCGAGAAGGTGATCAACGTTGTCGAGGTCATAAACCGCCACGAGTACCTGCCAAAGATGCCTACCCAGTCAGAAGTGGACAATGTGTTTGACACCAGTCTCAAAGACGTCCAGCCCTACCTTTACAAAATCACATACCAGATCACCGATTCACTGGGCACCTCTGTCAGCACCACCATGAGAAGGCTGATTAAAGACACCCTGGCACTGTGA
- the zbtb21 gene encoding zinc finger and BTB domain-containing protein 21, with protein MESLVHYSNPSHAPSVLGVFNEQRLRGQMCDVVLVVADQRYQAHRSVLAASSEYFQSLFTRMDAEALKVVHLDFCEPDAFEIVLNYIYSSSLFVDKGSLAAIQELGYSLGIPFLTNIGSTRPHVSYCVSRKRLSFSEEDENDGQTRSVIVRRVRNDTSLPSRSNYPRKTSERSSSPHSTREPAQPPSEHNSHESIRNSESITRKSTEKSEDSERKSTYPYTSILKGNSSHITSVRPQLTSSVSFSDAEMQHIRLQPGSDLDTKEEEEEEEPLYHAKVPFQGQTGEPSQTIDRSGPLIKSLLRRSLSMDSPVPVFSPTLELKELQNREQSVVKMASKASATESSDHNGSSKISSPLVLRSKYPSRYDEETQVEGEVCVKAEPSSPLADPMEIIRITVGDTLPVNLKDFQTNYDQGSRPDCNLGKRKGRADNRRYPFKKTRGFKEHPLPLDESMSEKVPHSASMDSNENTEEPRQNKIFKCWNCLKVFRSSAGLHRHVNMYHNPEKPYACDICHKRFHTNFKVWTHCQTQHGVVQNPASSSSSSVLDEKFQKKLIDIVREREIKKALLWKLKRNKQGLQSPTLTKRRSRTNFICPYCGKVFLFQSQYKQHLRTHPAEKAEQDTARESILFQKQDEIIQQKNTDAGVYSCRLCNVKLPSLFEQSDHERGCRHATVCPYCGLRFSSPTVKKDHEAHCKYKKLTCLECMRTFKSSFSIWRHQVEVHNHNMMTVKDQMNLKQQENNGEASDMLGQGHYSDEPLATGSSRENINYSDSSGPPMYDSEDSSSYVPEDLSMGHHGKLVVKEEPMEEAVSEMENAESAKAGPEEPGVWPCEKCGNLFSSRKDLERHQELLCHIKPFICHICNKAFRTNFRLWSHFQSHMSTADEAGAKEVDRRPSSPSPSPPMTPQISGRPSPQASVLKPAQTAPVATAVAEESSSPEPCSSSVTKTKRPEVERQSSGHSPLSRSNSMETPAGPQESDTLFYHAPSLSALTFKRQYMCKLCHRTFKTAFSLWSHEQSHSHM; from the coding sequence ATGGAGAGCCTGGTGCATTACAGTAATCCCTCCCATGCCCCTTCAGTGTTAGGAGTTTTCAATGAGCAGCGGCTGAGGGGCCAGATGTGTGATGTAGTCCTGGTTGTGGCAGACCAGAGGTACCAGGCCCACAGGAGCGTTCTGGCTGCCAGCAGTGAGTATTTCCAGTCCCTGTTCACACGGATGGACGCAGAGGCCCTGAAAGTTGTACACTTGGACTTCTGTGAGCCTGACGCCTTTGAGATTGTCctgaattacatttactcctCCTCACTCTTTGTGGACAAAGGCAGCCTGGCAGCAATCCAAGAGCTGGGCTACAGCCTCGGAATCCCCTTCCTTACCAACATTGGATCAACAAGGCCACACGTGTCCTACTGTGTCTCCAGAAAAAGGCTATCCTTctcagaggaggatgagaatgaTGGTCAGACAAGGAGTGTCATTGTGCGTCGGGTCCGGAATGACACATCTCTCCCCAGTCGCTCAAATTATCCAAGGAAAACATCGGAGAGATCATCATCGCCCCACTCCACCCGAGAGCCGGCTCAGCCTCCCTCAGAGCACAACTCGCATGAATCAATCAGGAACTCTGAATCCATCACCAGAAAATCAACTGAAAAGAGTGAAGATTCTGAAAGGAAGTCCACCTATCCATACACCTCCATATTAAAAGGCAATtcatcacacatcacatcagTGAGGCCACAGCTGACATCATCAGTGTCTTTCAGTGATGCGGAAATGCAGCATATCAGGTTGCAGCCAGGCTCTGATCTGGACactaaagaggaggaggaagaggaggagcccCTCTATCACGCCAAAGTGCCCTTTCAGGGTCAGACCGGTGAGCCAAGCCAGACCATTGATAGGAGCGGGCCCCTCATAAAAAGCCTGCTCCGTAGATCATTATCCATGGACAGCCCAGTTCCGGTCTTCTCACCCACGCTGGAGCTCAAGGAACTGCAAAACCGTGAACAGTCGGTTGTTAAAATGGCGTCAAAAGCATCTGCGACAGAATCATCAGATCATAATGGCAGTTCAAAAATATCATCTCCACTGGTTCTCAGGTCAAAGTACCCCAGCAGGTATGATGAAGAAACTCAGGTAGAAGGAGAGGTCTGTGTGAAAGCTGAGCCCAGCAGTCCTCTCGCCGACCCCATGGAGATTATTCGAATCACAGTTGGAGATACTTTGCCAGTCAATCTCAAAGACTTTCAGACAAATTATGACCAAGGTTCCAGGCCAGACTGCAATCTTGGGAAAAGAAAGGGCAGGGCAGACAACAGAAGATACCCATTCAAGAAGACCAGAGGATTTAAAGAACATCCCCTCCCACTTGATGAGAGCATGTCAGAAAAAGTACCTCACAGTGCCAGCATGGACAGTAATGAGAACACTGAGGAGCCACGACAGAACAAGATTTTTAAATGCTGGAACTGTTTGAAGGTGTTCAGATCCAGTGCTGGGCTACATCGCCATGTAAACATGTATCATAACCCCGAAAAGCCGTACGCCTGCGACATCTGCCACAAGCGCTTCCATACCAACTTCAAAGTGTGGACACACTGCCAAACCCAGCATGGTGTAGTACAAAACCCAGCTtcatcctccagctcctctgtgCTGGATGAGAAGTTTCAAAAGAAGTTGATAGATAttgtgcgagagagagaaataaagaaagctTTGCTTTGGAAGCTCAAAAGAAATAAGCAGGGATTGCAATCTCCTACACTTACCAAAAGGAGGTCAAGAACTAACTTCATATGTCCCTACTGTGGGAAAGTATTTCTGTTTCAGTCTCAATACAAACAGCATTTGAGGACACATCCTGCTGAAAAAGCTGAGCAGGACACAGCAAGGGAGAGCATCCTCTTTCAGAAACAGGATGAGATCATTCAACAGAAGAACACAGATGCTGGTGTTTACTCCTGTAGACTTTGCAATGTGAAGCTGCCTTCACTCTTTGAGCAGAGCGACCATGAGAGGGGCTGTCGACATGCAACTGTATGCCCATACTGTGGTCTCCGATTCTCAAGTCCAACGGTCAAGAAAGACCACGAGGCACATTGCAAGTACAAGAAACTGACGTGCCTGGAATGCATGCGGACCTTCAAGTCCTCCTTCAGCATATGGCGCCACCAGGTGGAGGTCCACAACCACAACATGATGACTGTTAAAGACCAGATGAACCTGAAGCAACAAGAGAACAACGGAGAAGCCTCTGACATGCTTGGACAGGGGCATTACAGCGACGAGCCTCTAGCAACTGGGAGCTCAAGAGAGAACATTAACTACAGCGACTCCTCAGGTCCACCTATGTACGACTCAGAAGACTCTTCATCCTATGTGCCTGAGGACCTGAGCATGGGCCACCACGGCAAGCTGGTAGTGAAGGAAGAGCCGATGGAGGAGGCCGTGAGCGAGATGGAAAACGCAGAGTCTGCCAAAGCCGGGCCCGAGGAACCCGGTGTGTGGCCATGCGAGAAATGCGGAAACCTTTTCAGCTCTCGCAAAGACCTGGAACGGCACCAGGAGCTGCTATGTCACATCAAGCCCTTCATCTGTCACATCTGCAACAAAGCCTTCAGGACCAACTTCCGCCTTTGGAGCCACTTCCAGTCCCACATGTCGACTGCTGACGAAGCTGGGGCCAAAGAAGTCGACAGACGCCCATCATCTCCGTCTCCCTCCCCGCCCATGACCCCTCAAATCTCTGGACGTCCTTCCCCGCAGGCCTCAGTACTCAAACCAGCACAGACGGCGCCAGTGGCTACAGCGGTGGCCGAGGAGTCGAGCAGCCCAGAGCCTTGTAGCTCATCGGTAACCAAGACCAAGAGGCCTGAAGTAGAAAGGCAGTCCAGCGGCCACAGCCCTCTGTCAAGGTCCAACAGCATGGAGACTCCAGCTGGTCCTCAGGAATCAGACACGCTCTTTTACCAcgcaccctctctctctgccctgacTTTTAAGAGGCAGTACATGTGTAAACTCTGTCACAGGACTTTCAAGACGGCCTTTAGTCTCTGGAGCCACGAGCAGAGTCATAGCCACATGTAA